One segment of Theobroma cacao cultivar B97-61/B2 chromosome 9, Criollo_cocoa_genome_V2, whole genome shotgun sequence DNA contains the following:
- the LOC18587841 gene encoding transmembrane 9 superfamily member 10: MAGHRFHVPWIFSLFALFVLRAHCFYLPGVAPEDFKKGDPLLVKVNKLTSTKTQLPYSYYSLPYCRPENIVDSAENLGEVLRGDRIENSPYLFKMREPQMCNIVCRKILDKKTAKAFKEKIDDEYRVNMILDNLPLVVPIRRPDQENAVVYQHGFHVGLRGQYAGSKEEKHFINNHLTFTVKFHKDPLADSARIVGFEVKPFSVKHEYEGEWNEKTRLTTCDPHAKRAVTSSESPQEVEETKEIIFTYDVEFQESEIKWASRWDTYLLMADDQIHWFSIVNSLMIVLFLSGMVAMIMLRTLYRDISKYNQLETQEEAQEETGWKLVHGDVFRSPANSDLLCVYVGTGVQFFGMILVTMIFALLGFLSPSNRGGLMTAMLLLWVFMGLFAGYSSARLYKMFKGTEWKKITLKTAFMFPATVFVIFFVLNALIWGQKSSGAVPFGTMFALVLLWFGISVPLVFVGSYFGFKKPTIEDPVKTNKIPRQIPEQAWYMNPAFSILIGGILPFGAVFIELFFILTSIWLHQFYYIFGFLFIVFVILIVTCAEITVVLCYFQLCSEDYLWWWRSYLTSGSSALYLFLYAAFYFFTKLEITKPVSGVLYFGYMLIVSYAFFVLTGTIGFYACFWFTRLIYSSVKID, encoded by the exons ATGGCGGGTCATAGGTTTCACGTCCCATGGATCTTCTCCTTGTTTGCTCTCTTCGTCCTTCGTGCCCATTGCTTCTACCTCCCTGGTGTTGCCCCTGAAGATTTCAAAAAG GGGGATCCATTGTTGGTGAAAGTGAATAAGCTGACTTCAACTAAAACACAACTTCCTTATTCCTACTATTCTCTACCATATTGTCGGCCTGAGAACATAGTTGACAGCGCAGAGAATCTTGGGGAGGTCCTTCGTGGTGATCGAATTGAAAACTCTCCTTATTTG TTTAAAATGAGAGAACCACAAATGTGCAATATTGTATGTCGTAAAATTCTTGATAAGAAAACTGCAAAGGCATTCAAGGAGAAGATTGATGATGAATATCGAGTGAACAT GATTTTGGATAACCTTCCATTGGTTGTTCCCATAAGAAGGCCCGATCAGGAAAATGCCGTAGTGTATCAGCATGGTTTTCATGTTGGTCTAAGAGGACAGTATGCTGGG AGCAAGgaagaaaaacattttatcaacaATCACTTGACATTTACAGTCAAATTTCACAAGGATCCACTGGCAGATTCTGCAAGGATTGTTGGGTTTGAGGTCAAACCATTcag TGTTAAACATGAATATGAGGGTGAGTGGAATGAGAAAACCCGTCTGACAACCTGTGATCCCCATGCAAAACGTGCAGTTACTAGCTCTGAATCTCCTCAAGAGGTTGAAGAAACGAAGGAGATCATATTTACGTATGATGTTGAGTTCCAG GAAAGTGAGATAAAGTGGGCATCCCGATGGGATACCTATCTTCTAATGGCTGATGATCAGATCCATTGGTTCTCAATTGTTAATTCTTTGATGATTGTTCTTTTCCTCTCGGGGATGGTGGCTATGATCATGTTGCGAACTCTTTATCGGGATATCTCCAAGTACAACCAACTTGAAACCCAAGAAGAAGCCCAAGAGGAGACAGGGTGGAAGCTTGTCCATGGGGATGTTTTCAGGTCTCCAGCAAATTCCGATTTACTGTGTGTATATGTGGGAACAGGGGTTCAGTTTTTTGGTATGATTCTTGTTACCATGATCTTTGCTCTCCTTGGCTTCCTGTCCCCCTCAAATAGAGGTGGGTTAATGACAGCCATGCTTCTACTCTGGGTCTTCATGGGCCTGTTCGCTGGATACTCCTCGGCTCGTCTTTATAAGATGTTCAAGGGAACAGAATGGAAGAAAATTACTCTCAAAACAGCTTTTATGTTCCCTGCAACTgtctttgtcattttctttgtcttgAATGCTCTGATATGGGGCCAGAAATCCTCTGGAGCAGTGCCATTTGGAACTATGTTTGCTCTAGTATTGTTATGGTTTGGCATCTCAGTCCCTCTCGTTTTTGTGGGtagttattttggttttaagaAGCCAACAATTGAGGATCCAGTGAAAACTAACAAAATCCCAAGGCAAATTCCAGAACAGGCTTGGTACATGAACCCAGCCTTCTCCATCCTAATTGGGGGCATACTTCCGTTTGGGGCTGTTTTTATTGAGCTCTTTTTCATCCTCACTTCTATATGGTTGCATCAGTTCTATTACATATTTGGCTTCCTCTTCATTGTCTTTGTTATTCTTATTGTCACTTGTGCCGAGATCACGGTTGTGCTCTGCTATTTCCAGCTGTGCAGTGAGGATTACCTATGGTGGTGGAGGTCGTACTTGACTTCTGGTTCCTCTGCACTTTACCTATTCCTCTATGCTGCCTTCTACTTCTTTACAAAGCTTGAGATCACAAAGCCAGTATCTGGAGTTTTGTACTTTGGGTACATGTTGATTGTATCTTATGCATTCTTTGTGCTGACTGGTACAATTGGTTTCTATGCTTGCTTCTGGTTCACAAGGCTCATCTACTCATCAGTGAAGATTGATTGA